Genomic segment of Xenopus laevis strain J_2021 chromosome 4S, Xenopus_laevis_v10.1, whole genome shotgun sequence:
CATCTCTCTAGCCAACCTCCAAGGATGAGTGCACAGGCTACTGTCACTAAGCGCCTTCACCCTCCATCACCTCCAACTCCCAGAGGAGGAAGATTCAGGGGAAGAGGGGCAAGTGCTGTCCGGCAAAGAGTCAGATCAGGAGCAGGATACTCCCAGATCACAAAGGGAGGTAGAATAACTGATTCAGATGGTTTTACAAACATTAAATGTTGAAGACACTTCAGCTACCGCTGAAccaagcaaaaacattttcaagaggcagaagaagactTCATATGTCTTCCCAGCTTATAATCACCTAGATGACATAGTTAAGGCTCAATGGAAAATTCCAGTCCGCAAGGTTCAGCTATCTAAACGTTTCTCACAGACCTATCCTTTCCCTCAGGAAACTACCAATCTCTGGTCTTCGCCACCAGCtgtagaaccccccccccccccgtgtcgcGGCTTTCTAAGACCACAACCATACCGGTTGCCGACGCAGCTTCCTTTAAGGGCCCCATAGAAAAGTGCTTAGCTTTCTGTAAGGCCATCTTTTCAGCAACAGGAGCAGCCCATTTTCGCCACTGCTTGGGTGTCGAGCGCAATGGAGATATGGGGGGGAACAAGTAGTGCAACTCATTGGGTCGCAGAGGACCTATCCACAGACCTTCTATTGTCACAGATTGCTGACGCTAACTCATACATATGCAAAGCAGCACTGGATACGGCAAAACGAATTGCCAGAGCATCAGCACAATCCATCGCAGCCAGACGTTTTCTATGGTTAAAGACCTGGTCTGCGGACCTCACTTCAAAGAGATCACTGGTCAGCCTTCCATTAGTGGGAAAACAGCTCTTCGGAGCAGAACTCGACAAAATAATATCACAGGCGGAAGGTGCAAAAAGTACCCTACTGCCGCAGAATAGACCCAAGCGCACTACCTTCGAGGAGACCATTCCTACGGCCCTTTCGTCAGAATCAGGGCCAAAAGCAGAGATCACaaacagatatacagatatatggcAGCATACTATTGTAAATAGTTTATAGGGGGTGAGAGTTCCTCATCTGTTCGCACGTGGTTATAGTAGGGTTGTCCTTCCTTCTTCGGCCCCAAAATGGAGGGtacaggaagtaggcaggggacGAAGcccagtgcaggaggaggagcttctttaactgtttagtgtccatcctccaagcaacaggatctttatccccatggtgcctgtgtcccccaatgtaggacacgagaaaaggatttaacggtaagtacaaaaatctattttttcaacccaatttaactatgtaactatatataactataaggGCATGAACATTTGGCCCTTCCATGGACAGGACCCAAATCAAAGCTGGAAATGGTGAATGGTTGGTTACTATAAGAACTGTAGAAtccataattatttatataatgtccTTGTAGTTGGCCgaaatgcatatttattattatttatctttttttccaggCATGGGAGCGACTAGAGAAGGCAGAGCATGAACGTGAACTCGCCCTTCGTAATGAACTTATCCGCCAGGAGAAGTTAGAGCAGTTAGCTGCACGATTTGACCGGAAAGCAGCCATGAGGGAAACCTGGCTAAGTGAGAACCAGAGACTTGTAGCTCAGgtgatatttaatatttctaaattacctgttttattttttgccccTTTTACAtagaaatttacatttattatttctatAGTGGAGTGATGTGTTAATCCATTTAAGTTTAAACTTAGCAGATGTCTTCCAAAAGGTCATTCATTAAATAGTCTCTGATTCCTCAGGACAACTTCGGTGTGGACTTAGCTGCAGTGGAGGCAGCTCTTAGGAAACATGAAGCTATTGAAACAGATATATTGGCTTATAGTGAGCGGGTGCAAGCAGTGAATGCAGTGGCTGATGAACTGGAGGCAGAGAATTACCACGATGTCAGGAGGATTTTGGCTCGGAAGTGCAATGTAATACGTCTCTCTGATTATCTGAGGGAACTTGTCACTGCCAGGAGGCAAAGGCTTCATATGAACCTAGAGTTGCAGAGGATGTTCCAAGATATACATTATCTCATGGACTGGACAGAAGATATGAAGGTAGTTGGATGGATAGAGTCTTTTAGATAATCAGTGATAAAACCTGTGCGTGTATTCGggtggtgctcaatctggaaaccttgctgcaaaccttggtttcagtaatccatatatatagtagaaaatcaaatgtttcggaggtacaacctcctttcacAAGTGCTCTCAAGTCTTTTAGATAATAACTATAATGCTTGTGGGCTGTCAGATTGGATTCCGAAAAGTCATGAGAGTAGGTGGGTGATGGTGTGCTATTGAGTGGTTTGTGCTGTGCAATTTCAGTATTTTTGTGAAATAGAGCCTAGCAcactgtgtgtgttttgtttctggttctttatatatatatatatatatatatatatatatatatatatatatatatatatatatatatatatatatatatatatatatatatatatatatatatatatatatatatatatatatatatatatatatatatatatatatatatatatatatatatataattttttttttttttttttttttttttttgctgtgcttcTAACCCCCTTGGTTTTTCTTTAGGGCCGCCTGCAGTCACAAGATTATGGCAAGCACCTTCATGGTGTGGAAGACCTTCTCCAGACTCATACTCTTGTGGAAGCAGACATTGCAGTTCAGGCAGAACGTGTGAAATCCGTTACAGCTGTAGCTCAGAAATTTATGAGTGAAGATGAAGGTAATCCGATATTTATAGATAAATCACAGAAACAATCAGGTATTGTATttattaaccagaaagctctggcCCTCGAGTTTGCAGTATAAGGGTATCTCTGTAGTATTAGGACTAGTGTATTaggcttttaaaaacatttatactcAAGACTTTCTATTTGTTATAGATTGATGCAAGTTTAATTAACATACATTTGCCGTGCTGCAATATTGGCCATGTCATTCATGAAAATGCACTGCCAAAGTTTTGATCACAATAAAGGTCGATGGTGTCTGCATTCTGTGTCCATGAGTCACAAATAGGATAAAATTCCGATGTTAAAACCATGGTTCACTGGTTGCCATGGGGACAGGGTTTTGGACCATATAACatctttttaattgtgtttttgaaATGCCATGGTAAAATAAAGATCATGGTGCAATGAGACAGATTAGATTCTTTAGAAAAGAGACAAAATGTACAAGAGAAATAAAGAAGTTATAAAGGTATTCTATAACAAAAAATGCTAAGCCTTTATGTGCATTTATTTGTAGGCTACAAGCCTTGTGACCCAGAGTTAGTGCGTAACAGGGTGCATCTCTTGGAACAGCGCTATGCAGAGCTGTGTGAGCTTTCTGCAGCTCGGAGATCAAAGCTGGAGGAATCCCAGCGTCTCTGGAAATTTTTCTGGGATATGGGAGAGGAGGAAGCATGGATCCGTGAGCAGAGTAGATTACTGCTTTCTGATGACTATGGAAAAGACCTTACCAGCTCACTTAGGTTGATTAGCAAGCATAATGCCTTCAGAGATGAGATGAGTGGACATCGTGGACCGTTGCAGCAGACTGTGTCTGAGGGTGAGGAACTAATATCCAAAGGTCACTTTGGAGCAGGAGAGATTGAGGAGAAGATAAAAGAGGTTAAAGATCAATGGAAAGAGATGGAGGCCTTAGCTGAAGACAGGGAAAGGAGGCTAAGAGAGGCTTACAGCTTTTATCAGTTTCAAGCTGATGCCAATGATGCAGAGACTTGGATCCTGGACACGTTACGCCTAGTTTCTACCAGTGAAGTAGGTCATGATGAGTATTCCACACAGACACTGGTGAAAAAGCACAAGGAAATTGAAGAGGAGATCCTTAGCCACCGGCCAGCTATTGATGCTCTACATGAACAGGCCCGTGGCCTTCCACGTGCTTACTCTCATTCACCTGAAGTTGATGGAAGGTTACCAGCCATTGAGCAGCGATATGAGGAATTGGTGGCTCTTGCTGCCCACCGCAAGCAGGCTCTGCAAGACGCTCTGGctctttataaaatgtttagTGAAGCTGATGCCTGCCTTTTGTGGATTGACGAGAAAGAACAGTGGCTTAATGTCACAGAGATTCCAGATAAACTTGAGGACCTAGAAGTAGTTCAGCAAAGGTAAAGGCACTTTCCTCTCACTTTTTACTTCAAATGTATGCTCACTCCTTGGTCTGTGAGGACAGACATTTCATTGTTTTCCCTTGAAATCCCCTCTTCCATTATAGAAAAAGTACACACATAATCTGTAGTGGTCATTTAGTATGGCGAATTCTCCACATACGAGTACACCGTTTCCGAATACCCTTGTAGCAAAGCCAGCACTATTGTAAGAAACACATTGAAAAAATGCAAGTGACCATGGAAAATCCTAACTATAATTTGGCAGAATGAACCCTTTCACTACCAGCCAATTTGGCTGATTTGTTACTTTTATTGCCAGCAATCTCGATTAAGGAACTGCACACACACTATTTATATGCAGTAtgttcaaatttatttaaaaaacaccactgtatcaacgtttcggggagatttaacctcccttcatcctgaaaaaaaaaagagacagtacttcgactatcgaatggtcgaatagtcgaacgatttttagttcgaatccttcgattcgaagtcccagtcgtagtcgaaggtcgaactagcccattcgatggtcgaagtagcccaaaaaacacttccaaattcgaagtttttttacttcgaatccttcactcgaagttaatgaatcggcccctgagcGTGTGACCAAGATATCTGCTATATGAAGAACCTGCAGGATCTACAGCAGTCACTTGGACCTCATTAATTAAACCCTAGCAAACATGCTCCTGTTGGCTTCTTGGTAAAATAAGCGAGAGGAAAATAATTGATCATTTTGCCTCAATCCTTACTGATTTGCTTTGTAGATTTGAAACACTGGAGGCAGAGATGAATAATGTGGCATCCCGGATTGCATCTGTAAATGAGGTTGCTGGACAGTTGCTGAGCACCGACCAGAGAAATGAAAATACTATCCGAGACATGCAAGATCAACTTAACTCTCGGTGAGCGATGAAGTTTTTAGTACTTGTTTACATTCTGCCTGACAATGGACACTTACACTATTCAGTACAGAAACTTCTGTTGCATAAATAAATCTTTATGCCTCTGAATTCTAGAGTGGTTGTAAACCCAAAGAAAATGACCACTgtttagggtgattttttttcaagattttggcTGTGTGCTTTCTCTTTAAAGGTGGTTTTATACTGCTGAATTTGACTTACTGTCTTAAGGAGGAGCTGCCTCCCTCCAGCCCAGTGCAGCTTCCTAAGTTCCCCTCTTACTTGCAGttctatcaatatatataaatatatacccctcttttcttccccccccccttaggTGGAATGAGTTCCGCAAGCTTGTTGACCAAAAGAAAAGTGCTTTGGATTCTGCTCTAGATATACAGAATTATCATTTGGAATGCAATGAGACTGTTTGCTGGATGAGGGAGAAGACGAAGGTTATTGAATCCACACAAAGCCTAGGGAATGATCTTGCAGGAGTCACAGCTCTTCAAAGAAAACTAACTGGAATGGAGCGTGATCTGAAAGCGATTCAAGGAAAAGTAGGTGACCTGCGTTCAGAGGCAGAAAAGCTTGCAGCTGGGCACCCACAGAAAGCACCGGCCATAACTAGCCACCTAGGAGATATTGATGAGACCTGGGGAGAACTGAAGGATACTatgaaaagaagagaagaaaCTTTAGGTGAAGCAAGCAAACTTCAGGGATTTTTGAGAGACCTTGATGATTTCCAGAGCTGGTTGTCCCGGGCCCAGACAGCTGTGGCATCTGAGGATGTGCCAGCTGACCTTGTGGAAGCAGAGCGCCTTCTTACCCAACATGAAGGCATTAAAAATGAGATTGAGCATTACGGAGATGACTACCACAGAGTGAGAGACGTTGGTGAGGAAGTCACTCGTGGGCAAACAGATGCCCAGTACATGTTCTTGCAGCAGAGATTGAAGGCCCTAGACACTGGTTGGAATGAGCTGGGACAGATGTGGGAAAATAGGCACAAGCTGCTGTCCCAGGGTCATAACTTCCAGCAGTTTTTGAAAGATGCAAAACAAGTGGAGGGGTTCCTCAATAACCAGGTAAGCTGTGCGAAAGATGctttaaagaaacaaaatgcCTTATTTGCTAAATTGTCACACAACCAGCTACACAGAGgttaaaagggaaagaaaacctCCAAAGACGTTAACTATCCAAAAGATGGACCCCTAACTACTTTTTCTTTTCCTAAatgagtcatttttaaaaaaaagctgcatcTTGAAGCCCTCTGTACATAAACAGCTCTGTAACTGTGCTGATCTCTGTCTGGACAAGCTGCTTCCCTGGCCTCATTTTCACCTTTCATTCTCTCTATttgtaaatattgaatttttttgcattgtttctcAGACCAATATCAATCCTCACTATAATGGCAAGTGGATTGGTGCATAAAATTAGAGCTGTGTTTTTCCTTACCATATAAGTTCATTACAAAAGCCTCACAGATTATTTCATTATTGTAGctattttcttatatatttaaacttCCTGCTGTTATTACTACCATAAGCCCATATGCTTGCTTATAGGAGTATGTCCTTTCCCATACTGAAATGCCAAGTACACTACAGGCAGCTGAAGCTGCCATCAAACGCCATGAAGATTTCCTGACAACTATGGATGCCAATGAAGAGAAGATACAGGGTCTTCTAGAGTCTGGAAGGAAGCTAATTGAGGAACAGAATATCAATTCAGAGAAGATTCAAGAAAAAGTAACTTCTGTTGATGAGAggtataataaaaatacaggacACGTGCACCATTGCTAGTGGACTACTGTGAAGAAATTTTCATTCAATAGTTACGGAGCTTGTCCATCATAATCTGTTTCAAGATGCTTAAATTCACTATTTTCACAAATACATTCCATTCGGACATAAGGTCACACAGTATGCTTAGACATAATTGTGAAGATTTATATTCTGTAGATATATCTattgtctgttttgtttttttagacataaaaagaacagaaaagctGCTAGTGAAGTATTGACTCGTTTGAAGGACAACCGTGATCTTCAGCATTTCCTGCAAGACTGTCAAGAGGTAAGATATGTTTCAGTAGTGATCTCATATTGTAGAGTGGTTATGCCTACGGTATTAAactattatgttttgtttttcctcTTAGCTCACCCTCTGGATCAATGAAAAAATGCTTACTGCTCAGGATGTTTCCTATGATGAAGCCAGAAACCTGCATAGCAAGTGGCAAAAGCATCAAGCGTTTATGGCAGAACTTGCTTCAAATAAAGATTGGCTTGACAAAATAGACAAGGTAACAGAGAACAAAAGTCCACAAACAAACTTACAGCTACATACACCAGTCAAATCCATTCTTgccatctttatttatttttctgtcctCTTGTTTTCACATGTTTCAATACACAAGTTATTTCACAGTGGATTTCTTTTATCTCAAATGTTTGtggtttatttctttttcttcaggAAGGGCAGGAGCTCATGTCCGAAAAACCAGAGCTTGAACCAGTAGTGAGAGAAAAACTAGACTCTCTGCATAAGCTGTGGAATGACTTGGAATCTACTACACAAAGTAAAGCTCAGTGTCTGTTTGATGCCAACAGGGCAGAGCTATTCACACAAAGTTGTTCTGCTCTGGAGAGTTGGCTTCAAAACCTTGAGTCACAACTTCAGTCAGACCATTATGGCAAGGATCTGACCAGTGTCAACATCCTATTAAACAAACAACAGgtacatttaaatatgtttcttttcttGACATTGTCTTAATATTAGATaaaattttacaaattattttattttttattggacaTTATGGCTGACAAGCAATGCATGCTCCTCTCTCCATTTTGTTATGTTTGCAGATGCTAGAGAACCAAATGGAAGTTAGGGAAAAGGAACTAGAAGCTATCCAGTCCCAGGCACAGGCCCTTGGACAGGAGGATGCCAACATAGTAGAGGTTGACTCAAAACATAAGGATGTGGCAGGAAAATTTTCCATGCTGCGTGCCCCTCTAAACGAGAGAAGGAAATTACTTCTAGCCTCCAAGGAAGGACATCAGTTTAACAGGGACCTGGAAGATGAAATAGTAAGTATTGAAATATTATGCTAAATTCCTTCATGTGTTCATGTCCAAATGGTTTATTAAAATAGTTTCCTATCTGTAATTTTCAACTCTGCTTTTAATCTTCTGTACTTCATTTATTAAGGTGCCTTTACTTGCGCTATACAGTCCTTTCCACATTGTCTCAATCAGCAATTGGTGTCAATTACtcctattttttgttttcatcctgCATAAGATTTGACCACTGTTAATTTGTTTTGTAGCCACATCTTTCCCTGTGTTGAGGCAGACCCATAGCCTTCTTGTAATGTTGCATGCCTCTTATAATACGACTGTTAAGCTAATGGTCCCATGGACTGAATATGGTCTTCTAAGACATTTCAATGGCCCTTAGCTTCCCATGGGCCCAACAGACCTCTATGTATGACATAATTATATGAATATAATCCAACTTTCAGGCATGTTGAATCGTCCATTTCATGCTACTCTCAGTAGGGCAGTAAGATCCTTACCTAGGCTGgaatataattaaataactaaTATGATAACAGGTCCTAGAATATATTCAGAATACAACATCCCTCCCTAAAATACTTACACCCAAGGTATGCCTATTTGGTATTGTGAATGATCTAGTCTTTGAATCTGCAACACGTATCCTTTTTCCAGCATTGTTGTTCTATGCTAGGAAGTGTATCCTTCTTCAATGTATGGCACATTGTATAGTATGGTAAGTGTCCACTGGCCCAACCTACTTAGAGCCCTTCTCCCACTGATACAACTCGCCTATACTGCAGGGGGGTGTCCTCAAAAAATATGACAAGTTATGGGGAGAATGGTCTGAAAAAATATACTAATATTATAGACTGgacttattaatatttttaagattCAAATAATCTTTTTAGAATTTTTCCTTTAGTAGGGCACACTTATTAATGCTTCACAGCACATtaattcatttgtggttttttttatcttaaagctTTGGGTAAAGGAGAAGATGCCAATGGCTATCTCCACTGATCATGGAAAAGATCTCCCTACAGTCCAGCTTCTTATTAAGAAAAATCAGGTAAGTAGGTAATGGATACAGGATGATGTACATCACAGAGGAATACCTGACTATATAAAAAGTCCACTTTCTTATCTCTAAGAATATGTATTTTCCCCTTCACCACCAGACACTTCAGAAGGAAATTTTGGGACATCAACCACGAATTGATGACATCTTGGAGAGAGGCAAGTCCATGGTCCAAAACAGCTCTCTAGACCCTCAGGAGATAGAAGAGAGACTTGGGCTACTACAAAGCACATGGGAAGAGCTGCCAGCAGAAGCAGGGAAGCGCCATGACCGTCTAGAGGAATCCCTTGCTGCCCAGCAGTTTTATGCTGATGCGGCAGAAGCTGAGGCATGGATGGGAGAACAAGAGTTGCATATGATGTCTGAAGAAAAAGCCAAGGTTTGTTTTGGGTAGCAGCAAATGTTGATTAACTGACACTTCTGATCACGCAAAATATCCAGTAAGTTCTTTAGAAAGTAGACCAGTTCTAGAACAGGTAAGATAAAGCATTTCAGAGATGATCAAGGCATGATGAGGATTATGGGGTATAGTTAGACCTTGCTGACCTTAGAATTGTAtgacacactttttttttgcattgtctaCATGTTCCCATTCACAGAAGTGCATAGTGATGCCTAAAAGTCAAAGATAATATTAGGTGAATTTTCACTTATAAAGAAACTGTTGGATACAATAACCTCATATATTCTTTAGGATGAGATTGGTGCACAAGCAATGCTGAAGAAACACTTAGTAATGGAACAGGCTCTGGATGACTATGCAGACAACATCCATCAGCTTGCCAATTCAAGCCGGGATATGGTCTCCAAAGGTCACCCAGAAAGGTGAGGCAAATATTACAATAAACCGATCACAATTTATAAATCAGTACCTTAAGATGTGACTTAATTATCTCAGATCCACATGCCTAAACTTGTTACAGAAATTTGCATacctatatacatatatgcattgGCCATTTATTCAGATTTCATTACTTAGTGATACTTGTAGACCGTTtctcaatttaaaggaacagtaacacgaaaaaatgaatgtcctaaagtaatggaaataaaatgcagtgttgtgctgcactgatacaactggtgtgtttacttcagaaacacaactatagtttatataaacaagctgctgtgtagccatgggggcggccattcaaacctgaaaaaggagaaaaggcacaggatattcttcagaacatatgttatctactgtgtatcctgtgcttgaatggctgcccccatggctacacagcagcttgtttatataaactatagtagtacttatctgttatcta
This window contains:
- the LOC108715130 gene encoding spectrin beta chain, non-erythrocytic 1 isoform X3, which translates into the protein MSSPLSPTDYDSLEIQQQYNDINNRWDLTEDDWDNENSSARLFERSRIKALAEMDFSPKAAVPCASPAAFVNAVQYANVLEGRFKQLQDEREAVQKKTFTKWVNSHLARVTCRISDLYNDLRDGRMLIRLLEVLSGEQLPKPTKGRMRIHCLENVDKALQFLKEQKVHLENMGSHDIVDGNHRLILGLIWTIILRFQIQDISVETEDNKEKKSAKDALLLWCQMKTAGYPNVNVHNFTTSWRDGLAFNAIVHKHRPDIIDFDTLKKSNAHHNLQNAFNTAERELGLTKLLDPEDVNVDQPDEKSIITYVATFYHYFSKMKALAVEGKRIGKVLDQAIEADQLIDNYELLASELLQWIEQMIITLNDRKLANSLSGVQNQLQAFNTYRTVEKPPKFTEKGNLEVLLFTIQSKMRANNQKVYTPREGKLISDINKAWERLEKAEHERELALRNELIRQEKLEQLAARFDRKAAMRETWLSENQRLVAQDNFGVDLAAVEAALRKHEAIETDILAYSERVQAVNAVADELEAENYHDVRRILARKCNVIRLSDYLRELVTARRQRLHMNLELQRMFQDIHYLMDWTEDMKGRLQSQDYGKHLHGVEDLLQTHTLVEADIAVQAERVKSVTAVAQKFMSEDEGYKPCDPELVRNRVHLLEQRYAELCELSAARRSKLEESQRLWKFFWDMGEEEAWIREQSRLLLSDDYGKDLTSSLRLISKHNAFRDEMSGHRGPLQQTVSEGEELISKGHFGAGEIEEKIKEVKDQWKEMEALAEDRERRLREAYSFYQFQADANDAETWILDTLRLVSTSEVGHDEYSTQTLVKKHKEIEEEILSHRPAIDALHEQARGLPRAYSHSPEVDGRLPAIEQRYEELVALAAHRKQALQDALALYKMFSEADACLLWIDEKEQWLNVTEIPDKLEDLEVVQQRFETLEAEMNNVASRIASVNEVAGQLLSTDQRNENTIRDMQDQLNSRWNEFRKLVDQKKSALDSALDIQNYHLECNETVCWMREKTKVIESTQSLGNDLAGVTALQRKLTGMERDLKAIQGKVGDLRSEAEKLAAGHPQKAPAITSHLGDIDETWGELKDTMKRREETLGEASKLQGFLRDLDDFQSWLSRAQTAVASEDVPADLVEAERLLTQHEGIKNEIEHYGDDYHRVRDVGEEVTRGQTDAQYMFLQQRLKALDTGWNELGQMWENRHKLLSQGHNFQQFLKDAKQVEGFLNNQEYVLSHTEMPSTLQAAEAAIKRHEDFLTTMDANEEKIQGLLESGRKLIEEQNINSEKIQEKVTSVDERHKKNRKAASEVLTRLKDNRDLQHFLQDCQELTLWINEKMLTAQDVSYDEARNLHSKWQKHQAFMAELASNKDWLDKIDKEGQELMSEKPELEPVVREKLDSLHKLWNDLESTTQSKAQCLFDANRAELFTQSCSALESWLQNLESQLQSDHYGKDLTSVNILLNKQQMLENQMEVREKELEAIQSQAQALGQEDANIVEVDSKHKDVAGKFSMLRAPLNERRKLLLASKEGHQFNRDLEDEILWVKEKMPMAISTDHGKDLPTVQLLIKKNQTLQKEILGHQPRIDDILERGKSMVQNSSLDPQEIEERLGLLQSTWEELPAEAGKRHDRLEESLAAQQFYADAAEAEAWMGEQELHMMSEEKAKDEIGAQAMLKKHLVMEQALDDYADNIHQLANSSRDMVSKGHPESDRITLRQGQVDKLYASLKDLAEERQGKLQEHLKLCQLKRDVEDLEHWISEREVVAASHELGQDYEHVTMLRDKFREFSRDTSNIGQERVDAVNLMADDLISSGHSENATVADWKDQLNEAWADLLEMIDTRSQMLAASYELHRFYQDAKETLGQIQDKQKQLPEETGRDLNTAEAMQRMHTTFEHDIQALSAQVKQVQEDASRLQKAYAGEKAADIERHEQAVTEAWGELQNASSTRRQLLLDTVEKFRFFRMVRDLMLWMDDINLQIDAQEKPRDVSSADLVIKNHQGIKAEVDARADSFTTCINLGNNLLEKNHYASDKISEKLEQLQERRQETENKWKDKMAWLRIVHEVLLFGRDASVAEAWLSSQEPIVRSSELGGNVDEVESLIKRHEAFQKAVSAWDDRFVLLEKLTTLEEHEMRGKREEEERKRRPPTPPLPAEEPQEEVIKTQVSHPIEGQHDPVDLLQERINGMQNSFQEQVSINGLCTESDSPQPSSDTQRLQDSIYENKGLEQSDVTNGARTEVITKDRSPPPSPELVARPTFTPINLQYSTLPSSPTEALASEQMEGMLHRKQEMESHNKKAANRSWQNVYCVLKKDSLLFYKDGKSAASGIPYHGEFPVQLNGAQCSVAHDYKKRKNVFKLSLVDGKEFLIQAKDEAEMSSWMRGINASLTSSSGDPSGHSPGIIKGMTRAMTMPPVSPVSPNSGTEGSVTLRNKDGKEKDREKRFSFFKKK
- the LOC108715130 gene encoding spectrin beta chain, non-erythrocytic 1 isoform X2; this encodes MSSPLSPTDYDSLEIQQQYNDINNRWDLTEDDWDNENSSARLFERSRIKALADEREAVQKKTFTKWVNSHLARVTCRISDLYNDLRDGRMLIRLLEVLSGEQLPKPTKGRMRIHCLENVDKALQFLKEQKVHLENMGSHDIVDGNHRLILGLIWTIILRFQIQDISVETEDNKEKKSAKDALLLWCQMKTAGYPNVNVHNFTTSWRDGLAFNAIVHKHRPDIIDFDTLKKSNAHHNLQNAFNTAERELGLTKLLDPEDVNVDQPDEKSIITYVATFYHYFSKMKALAVEGKRIGKVLDQAIEADQLIDNYELLASELLQWIEQMIITLNDRKLANSLSGVQNQLQAFNTYRTVEKPPKFTEKGNLEVLLFTIQSKMRANNQKVYTPREGKLISDINKAWERLEKAEHERELALRNELIRQEKLEQLAARFDRKAAMRETWLSENQRLVAQDNFGVDLAAVEAALRKHEAIETDILAYSERVQAVNAVADELEAENYHDVRRILARKCNVIRLSDYLRELVTARRQRLHMNLELQRMFQDIHYLMDWTEDMKGRLQSQDYGKHLHGVEDLLQTHTLVEADIAVQAERVKSVTAVAQKFMSEDEGYKPCDPELVRNRVHLLEQRYAELCELSAARRSKLEESQRLWKFFWDMGEEEAWIREQSRLLLSDDYGKDLTSSLRLISKHNAFRDEMSGHRGPLQQTVSEGEELISKGHFGAGEIEEKIKEVKDQWKEMEALAEDRERRLREAYSFYQFQADANDAETWILDTLRLVSTSEVGHDEYSTQTLVKKHKEIEEEILSHRPAIDALHEQARGLPRAYSHSPEVDGRLPAIEQRYEELVALAAHRKQALQDALALYKMFSEADACLLWIDEKEQWLNVTEIPDKLEDLEVVQQRFETLEAEMNNVASRIASVNEVAGQLLSTDQRNENTIRDMQDQLNSRWNEFRKLVDQKKSALDSALDIQNYHLECNETVCWMREKTKVIESTQSLGNDLAGVTALQRKLTGMERDLKAIQGKVGDLRSEAEKLAAGHPQKAPAITSHLGDIDETWGELKDTMKRREETLGEASKLQGFLRDLDDFQSWLSRAQTAVASEDVPADLVEAERLLTQHEGIKNEIEHYGDDYHRVRDVGEEVTRGQTDAQYMFLQQRLKALDTGWNELGQMWENRHKLLSQGHNFQQFLKDAKQVEGFLNNQEYVLSHTEMPSTLQAAEAAIKRHEDFLTTMDANEEKIQGLLESGRKLIEEQNINSEKIQEKVTSVDERHKKNRKAASEVLTRLKDNRDLQHFLQDCQELTLWINEKMLTAQDVSYDEARNLHSKWQKHQAFMAELASNKDWLDKIDKEGQELMSEKPELEPVVREKLDSLHKLWNDLESTTQSKAQCLFDANRAELFTQSCSALESWLQNLESQLQSDHYGKDLTSVNILLNKQQMLENQMEVREKELEAIQSQAQALGQEDANIVEVDSKHKDVAGKFSMLRAPLNERRKLLLASKEGHQFNRDLEDEILWVKEKMPMAISTDHGKDLPTVQLLIKKNQTLQKEILGHQPRIDDILERGKSMVQNSSLDPQEIEERLGLLQSTWEELPAEAGKRHDRLEESLAAQQFYADAAEAEAWMGEQELHMMSEEKAKDEIGAQAMLKKHLVMEQALDDYADNIHQLANSSRDMVSKGHPESDRITLRQGQVDKLYASLKDLAEERQGKLQEHLKLCQLKRDVEDLEHWISEREVVAASHELGQDYEHVTMLRDKFREFSRDTSNIGQERVDAVNLMADDLISSGHSENATVADWKDQLNEAWADLLEMIDTRSQMLAASYELHRFYQDAKETLGQIQDKQKQLPEETGRDLNTAEAMQRMHTTFEHDIQALSAQVKQVQEDASRLQKAYAGEKAADIERHEQAVTEAWGELQNASSTRRQLLLDTVEKFRFFRMVRDLMLWMDDINLQIDAQEKPRDVSSADLVIKNHQGIKAEVDARADSFTTCINLGNNLLEKNHYASDKISEKLEQLQERRQETENKWKDKMAWLRIVHEVLLFGRDASVAEAWLSSQEPIVRSSELGGNVDEVESLIKRHEAFQKAVSAWDDRFVLLEKLTTLEEHEMRGKREEEERKRRPPTPPLPAEEPQEEVIKTQVSHPIEGQHDPVDLLQERINGMQNSFQEQVSINGLCTESDSPQPSSDTQRLQDSIYENKGLEQSDVTNGARTEVITKDRSPPPSPELVARPTFTPINLQYSTLPSSPTEALASEQMEGMLHRKQEMESHNKKAANRSWQNVYCVLKKDSLLFYKDGKSAASGIPYHGEFPVQLNGAQCSVAHDYKKRKNVFKLSLVDGKEFLIQAKDEAEMSSWMRGINASLTSSSGDPSGHSPGIIKGMTRAMTMPPVSPVSPNSGTEGSVTLRNKDGKEKDREKRFSFFKKK